The segment ATGGCTCATTTTTCTAGGTTTTAAAAATACAAAATCTTCCATTTTTCCTCCCAAATTACTCTATAATTTCTACATTTACATTAACTTTATATATTACATCTTTTCTTTCTATTACTATTTTTAGTTTTTCAGAAATTTCTTTATCATTTCTTATTTTTTCTAAAAACTCTCTAGACGGATTAATCGCTATTGGATTACCTACTGATTTTAACATAGAATAATCTCCACTAGTATCTCCATAAGCAAAACTTTTTTCTAAATCAATATCATATTTTTTACAAAAATTATTTAAACTTTTAATCTTATTTTTTGAGTCCCACATAGGAGATATTTCTCCAGAAAATTTTCCATCTCTTATATGATATACTGACCCTTGATAGTCATCTGCACCCCATTTTTCAGCCATTCTTCTAACTAAAAAATCAGGACTTCCAGATATAAAAATTATTTTATGTCCTTGTTCCTTATGCCATTTTATTCTTTCTCTTGTATATTTATAAACTCTATTTCCTTTTAGTTTCATTACTTGTTCTGATACAAATTCATTATCTTTT is part of the Fusobacterium sp. FSA-380-WT-3A genome and harbors:
- a CDS encoding HAD family phosphatase gives rise to the protein MIGAFFDIDGTICRNSLLTEHFKKMIKYELIDPLVYEGKVKETFRLWTERVGDYDGYLLTLTESYVNAMVGISEKDNEFVSEQVMKLKGNRVYKYTRERIKWHKEQGHKIIFISGSPDFLVRRMAEKWGADDYQGSVYHIRDGKFSGEISPMWDSKNKIKSLNNFCKKYDIDLEKSFAYGDTSGDYSMLKSVGNPIAINPSREFLEKIRNDKEISEKLKIVIERKDVIYKVNVNVEIIE